A window of Garra rufa chromosome 11, GarRuf1.0, whole genome shotgun sequence genomic DNA:
ACACAATCCAACAGATCTTCCACCGATGCAGGAGCTTTCCACGGACCAAAGCTCACTACAGACTCTCTTGGGGTGCCAAGACTGTCAATAACATCGTTGTATCGGGTTAAATCATCTTCTGTCCTCACAACACACACGATTATGTTGGAGTAGCGTGAGGCGATGGCCTCGGCTCTGGCCACCCGCACAATCACCTCCAGGTTTTCACGGTAATTCGGCACACGGGCCAAGAACTGCTGTCTCCCGACCGTTTCTCCGAAGAACTGCGGCGTGTCCTCGATGGCTTTGACCAGAGGTTTGATGTCGTAGTAAAGCGCCTCCTTATGCACCTCCTGCAGGTGTTCGGTAGGAATTTTCTCCGTTCTGAGGTATTCAAGGATGTATCTGAAATGTGTCCCATCGCGGTCTATGAAGTGACGGCCTTCAGAGTCCATTCGTTTGGTTGAACCGTTAAACAGGTCTCCCAGTGTGGAGTTTGGGAATTTGCGGATGGTTCCCAGAGTTGTGCTGAAGACATGACCTCCAATGTTCAGCTGGACAACTTGGGATTTCTGTGGAGAGGGAAAACAAGCATTTATGGACACATTGCTTTAATAGACATTTTACAGTTTATTTTGAAAGCCTGAGAGATAACAGACTGTCTAACCTCTCTAAGGTGCAATGATCTAAAGAACAGTTAAGTCCAAGGTGAATTAAAGCAAGTTGTGTTGTGtcaacaaaataaacataattcAATAAATCTCTAAATaagtaataattataaaataggacacatataaatatatatatatatatactacaagttaaaagtttttgaacagtaagattttaatgttgttttaaagaagtctcttctgctcaccaaaatacaaaacagtaaaattttgaaatatttttaccatttcaaataactgttttctgtttgaatatattttaaaatgtaatttattcctgtgattttgaagctgaatttttagcatcattactccagtcacatgatccttcagaaatttctGCTTCAAAAAgacaattattattatgatgatgatgttgaaaacagctgagtagaattttttcaggtttctttgatgaatatataaagttcagaaaaacagtgtttatctgaaacagaaatcttttgtaagttGGGATTTCTTTGGAGAGGGGAAAAAGGCATTTAAGAAGGACATATTGCTTTGATAGACATTTTACAGTTAATATGAATAGTTCATTTTGAAAGCCTGAGAGATTTTGACGTAACAGACTATCTAACCTCTCTAAGGTGCAATGACATAAAGAACAATgaatcattaatccagtcacatgatcctttagaaatcattctaatattctgatttgctgctcaaaaagacaattattataattatgatgttgaaaacagctgagtagaatttttcaggtttcttataataaaaagttcagaaaaaatttatctgaaatacaaatcttttgtaatttCTTTATcaagtctttatcatcacttttgattaaataaaattaaagcatcttagataaataaaagtattaatttctataatttcttaaaaaatgtatatactgacttttgaatggttgataaatattgataataataatattaataatggtttcttgaacagcaaatcagcatattagaataatttctgaaggatcatgtgacactatggcctggagtaatgatgctgaaaatgtagctttgatcacaggaataaatgacattttaaaatacactgaaatagaaaacattatttaaaatattttaaataataaatatatttaaaaattgtaccgtttttgctgaactttggataaaataaatccagacttgatgagcatttgagattgaggtaacattttaaaataaggtgtcatttggtaacattaattaatgtattaactaacatgaacaaacaacggacaatacatttattacaatatctttgttaatgttagtgaatgaaaatacagttgttcattgtttgttcatgttaattcacagtgcattaactaattttaacaaacacaacttgtcattttaataatgcattagcaaatgctgaaattaacattaactgagattaataaatgctgtagaagtattgttcattcttagttcacgttaactaatgtagttaactaatgaaccttattgtaaagtgttagatTGACAAATTAAAAAATCTCAATTCATAAAAATTGAGATTTTTGCCTcctttttttctaatttattataattatatataataacataTATGAAGTACAATATAAGTATGTATTTAATTCTACATGCTATGAATACACATGTATGGTAGTCAATATGTCAATATCAATATCATAATAGTGTTtgtgtttataaaaaaattaagaccATACATTTTTgagttctttcaaaaaaaaaaaaagctttagaaACTTTTAAGTTGACGAATGTAGGATAAGTTCTTGTTGGAAATAATGTCATTGTTTAATCTTTTACAAGCTTCCGCCTTAAGCATACAATACTATTGGGAATGGGAAGTATAGTTTCTTGCTACTAGACTAAGTATCGTGTAGGCTACTAAGTACTTGCACAAGATGTTTAAACTCACTCGCGTTTATTTGCTTTACAGGCGGTGTGTGAAAAACAGCATGTGATAAAGACATTGTTATAACGAGGCGAAATTTAAATTAATGTTACAAAATGACACCTCGAGCTATTCGACGAACATTCGAAAGAACAGCTGTTACATGTAATAGAACATTACCGATGAAAACGTTACAATGTGACATTCCATTTTCGAATTTAAATGTTTCATTCTGTTTATATATAAAGTCTTACCGACTGCACAGGTGCTGAGGACTGTTTTCCAGGTGATTTATAGTCCGGTAAACTCATGATCTTCAGGTAAAACTTCTGTTCTTCATGCAggtagcagcagcagcagctcagGCTGTaaatcaggtgtgtgtgtgtgtgtgtgtgtgtgtgtgtgtgtgtgtgtgtgtgtgaaacttTATAAGATCCACCCATGACATACACACACATCCAGGAAAGGGAGCACGGCATTTGCTTTCTCTTCTAGCTTAAGTAACTATTGGTTAAAACACTGAAAGTGGTTCTAAAGTAGTTAAACTCAACAtttcaaaaaatggtttaaagtgtTTGTTTTGGGCATGTACAATTGTTGTACAATGTAAATATCATGGTATACAAGTATGGTACTCTCAGGTAAGTTTATTTCAGGATAAGAACTAAACGCAGCTGATCCAGACAGCACACGCACGTCTGCAAGATTGCTGTTAAAGagctcttgatctggaaagcatctgctgagTACAAACATCTTCCAGATGTCAGTTATACATACattttctaaatcataaacatcttaaatacGTCtcttatttgacatctgataggaaacgtccaaaaGAGGTATTgcagacacacacaaaaaaataaaataaaatacgtcTTGTATacgtaaatgcagacgtcaaatagtctccatgatgtatgtgtgctatcaggagATGACCTCTAGAGTGGTTCTCAACAAGGTATTTCAATGAGTTCAAAGCTGACctcaattaaa
This region includes:
- the kctd14 gene encoding BTB/POZ domain-containing protein KCTD14, which translates into the protein MSLPDYKSPGKQSSAPVQSKSQVVQLNIGGHVFSTTLGTIRKFPNSTLGDLFNGSTKRMDSEGRHFIDRDGTHFRYILEYLRTEKIPTEHLQEVHKEALYYDIKPLVKAIEDTPQFFGETVGRQQFLARVPNYRENLEVIVRVARAEAIASRYSNIIVCVVRTEDDLTRYNDVIDSLGTPRESVVSFGPWKAPASVEDLLDCVKMDIEAKGYKVNIKPHSIDKGFLFRSYDFFHKLIFTWW